GCGATCGCATCTTGCTGTTCTGGGGAAAGTTTTTCTATTTCTGCAAAAACCTGTTGAAGAAGTTCTGTCATAGCAAACATCATTGTCAGTAGATAACCTTATTTTATCTGATGCCTGGATTGCTTATCTCCCCTTTACTACTTTGTCAACCCTTAAAACTTATTAATCATGTCTAACCACGATTCCTCCTTTCAACACTCAGAAGTTAATGATCTGCGTCAGCAAGAAGTAGTCCAACTCCTCAAACAGGTTATTGAACCTACCTTAAAAAATGACATCGTTAGTTTGGGAATGGTGCGAAATCTCCGTATAGTGGATCAGTATGTTTACTTGCGTTTATATATTGGTTCCCATCAACATCAATTAAAGGCAGAAATTCAATCTGTATTATCATCTTTATCTTGGTGTAAAAAAAACTATATTCAAATTTGTACAATTCCTGGTGTGAGAACAACTTTAGCAGTTTCTAGTGGTAAAGGTGGCGTGGGTAAATCAACAACAGCCGTGAATATAGCCGCAGCTTTAAGATTACAAGGTGCAAAAATTGGGTTATTAGATGCTGATGTTTATGGCCCTAATGTTCCCCAAATGTTAGGTTTAGGACAAGCTGAAATTCAAGTGATTAATACTCCCACAGGTGATAAGTTTTTACCTCTAGAAGTTCAAGGAATAAAAATTATGTCAGTCGGTTTACTTGCAGAAGCAAATCGTCCTTTGGCATGGCGAGGCCCTGTGTTGCATAAAATTATCACGCAATTTTTGCAAGATGTAGAATGGGGCGAATTAGATTATTTATTAATAGATTTACCTCCCGGTACAGGTGATGCTCAAATCACAATTATCCAAGAAAGCCCAATTTGTGGAGTAATTCTGGTAACAACTCCTCAGCAAGTAGCGATCGCAGATGTACGACGTAATATCTATATGTTTCGCCAAGTGGGTGTGCCTGTGCTTGGCATCATTGAAAATATGAGTTATTTAATCTGCGGTGATTGTGGTTCCCGCACACCGATTTTTGGCAGTGGTGGCGGTGAACAACTGGCCGCAGAATTACAAGCGCCTCTGCTGGGACAAATTCCCATTGACCCCCGAATTTGTAACGGTGGTGATAGTGGAAATCCCATTGCAATAGATCGCACTTCTTTTGCAGGTGAAGTTTTTACACAAATTGCTGCTGCACTAAATGCTACTTTTGCCTACACAGCTAATCTCTAAAAAACGGGTATAAGTTCATTACCAGCAGCAAGCCTAAAGGCAAACCTAAAACTATGGCAACTTGACCCTCTAATTCAATGTGAAACTGACCAACTCTGCGATCGCCGGTGGGGACGACCTTCACTATCCACCGGACAAGGGGAAAGGGCAAAGGAAAAGAATCTTAAACTTTTCCCCTTTTCCCCTTACCCGCCTATCAAAATCTTTTTGACAGGCTACTACGCAGGATAAAAAACGAATGTTCGCAACTCAATACTTTGTCTTGCAGGAGCATCTACAGGGCTGGTTGGATCGTCAAATGCTGAGTGGGCGGAAAAGCGCGCACGTCCATCTTCTGCGGAGTCGAAACATTTGATAAATATTACTTCGTTGCGCTGCATTTGCGGAAAGTAATACCATTTATGTTCTGGATTGTATGTGATTGCGTAAGTTTCACCGATGCGATCGCGGTACACTAAATCACCCGCTACAAGGTCTTGTGGTGCAATACTTCTGGCATCACTCAATGCTAATGGCGACTCTTGAATTGTATCAGCAATTCCCCGCCAAACATTAATGATGGCAAATCGTTGTTGTAACAGTACGTCAATCTCATCATTATCTATCCCTCTTGCTGCCAACTCCCAGCGCGCCCGTGTATACCCGGATTTAGCAGTAAAGTCATTGTGTACGCGTTTGCCAGGTTCCCTAATTTTATTTTCACCTGGCTTGCTTAACTCAGCATTACGCAGAGTGTGATCGAATATCACTACTTTAGTTCCACCTGTAACCTCTTTTAATAATTGCTCTGCTTCTGGGTAGTAAACCTGACGTACTTCGTCTTCGTCATAAAAGTTGCGGACATTGGTATGATGCTCGGTAAATGCGAATCCTTCTCGATCTAGTAAGATATCCTCCCTTATAGAACGACCATTGTAGATTGGCAGTTTGTGTGTTTCATAGGCAGTATTGGAGCGGGGAGTACCTGATGGTGGTTCATAAGTATAGTTGACAGGTTTTTCCGCCATCGGGACTAAGTAATTGAGGTTGGCCTCTACGTATGGCAAATCTTGAGAAGTCGGTTTATCTATAACTTGACTAT
Above is a window of Nostoc sp. UHCC 0702 DNA encoding:
- a CDS encoding Mrp/NBP35 family ATP-binding protein, encoding MSNHDSSFQHSEVNDLRQQEVVQLLKQVIEPTLKNDIVSLGMVRNLRIVDQYVYLRLYIGSHQHQLKAEIQSVLSSLSWCKKNYIQICTIPGVRTTLAVSSGKGGVGKSTTAVNIAAALRLQGAKIGLLDADVYGPNVPQMLGLGQAEIQVINTPTGDKFLPLEVQGIKIMSVGLLAEANRPLAWRGPVLHKIITQFLQDVEWGELDYLLIDLPPGTGDAQITIIQESPICGVILVTTPQQVAIADVRRNIYMFRQVGVPVLGIIENMSYLICGDCGSRTPIFGSGGGEQLAAELQAPLLGQIPIDPRICNGGDSGNPIAIDRTSFAGEVFTQIAAALNATFAYTANL
- a CDS encoding methyltransferase — translated: MSFNSQVIDKPTSQDLPYVEANLNYLVPMAEKPVNYTYEPPSGTPRSNTAYETHKLPIYNGRSIREDILLDREGFAFTEHHTNVRNFYDEDEVRQVYYPEAEQLLKEVTGGTKVVIFDHTLRNAELSKPGENKIREPGKRVHNDFTAKSGYTRARWELAARGIDNDEIDVLLQQRFAIINVWRGIADTIQESPLALSDARSIAPQDLVAGDLVYRDRIGETYAITYNPEHKWYYFPQMQRNEVIFIKCFDSAEDGRARFSAHSAFDDPTSPVDAPARQSIELRTFVFYPA